One segment of Pyricularia oryzae 70-15 chromosome 3, whole genome shotgun sequence DNA contains the following:
- a CDS encoding Ca2+/H+ antiporter yields the protein MVPCANLVGFAGQELARKVAHVYGVLVETTFGSIVEIILFIVLLVNGSLTPVIQAAILGSVLATMLLCLGLCFIAGGIRREETEHNEAISEAGSGLLLTAGVGLAIPAIFQKALKGSDLLTSQELSERTLSLSRATAILLILAYVVFVWFQAKTHHGIYDAIFEQDDQRDTDRRRDMSKEKLTLLECALALAVSLALVTIIAITLVEEIDFMVLERGISEAFMGLILVPLVEKAAEHLTAIDEAWDNQMNFALSHVLGATLQTALFNGPLVVIVGWILNKPMALDFHIFDIAVLLLAIITVGGFLRDGKTNYLEGSLCVIVYIAIAAAAYHYPNPAHLSGGSTGAH from the exons ATGGTGCCTTGTGCCAACTTGGTCGGGTTTGCTGGGCAAGAGCTGGCGAGGAAAGTTGCGCATGTTTATGGTGTCTTGGTCGAAACCAC CTTCGGCTCCATTGTCGAGATCATCCTGTTCATCGTCCTGTTGGTGAACGGCAGCTTGACGCCCGTCATTCAGGCTGCCATCCTGGGCTCCGTTCTCGCCACGATGCTGCTATGTCTAGGCCTGTGCTTCATAGCTGGTGGTATTAGGCGAGAAGAGACGGAGCATAACGAAGCTATCAGCGAAGCAGGTAGTGGACTCTTGTTGACGGC AGGGGTCGGCCTTGCTATCCCAGCAATATTCCAAAAGGCCCTGAAAGGATCGGATCTCTTGACATCCCAAGAGCTTTCCGAGCGAACCTTGAGTTTGTCGCGCGCCACAGCCATCTTGTTGATCCTTGCGTACGTTGTGTTTGTCTGGTTCCAGGCCAAGACCCACCACGGAATATACGATGCCATATTTGAGCAGGACGATCAACGAGATACGGACCGGCGGCGTGATATGTCCAAGGAAAAACTGACCTTGCTCGAAtgcgcccttgcccttgccgttTCCCTTGCGCTGGTGACAATTATCGCCATCACCCTCGTCGAGGAAATCGACTTCATGGTGCTGGAACGCGGCATTTCGGAAGCTTTCATGGGCCTGATTCTCGTCCCGCTCGTGGAGAAGGCGGCCGAGCACCTCACGGCCATCGACGAGGCTTGGGACAACCAGATGAACTTTGCCCTGTCCCACGTTCTGGGCGCGACTTTGCAGACCGCGCTGTTCAACGGGCCTTTGGTGGTGATCGTCGGCTGGATCCTGAACAAGCCGATGGCGCTGGATTTTCACATCTTTGATATTGCCGTGTTGTTGCTGGCCATCATCACTGTGGGTGGCTTTCTCAGAGACGGCAAGACCAACTACCTCGAGGGATCTCTCTGCGTTATCGTTTACATAGCCATCGCGGCAGCGGCGTATCATTACCCGAATCCAGCTCATCTTTCTGGCGGCAGCACAGGGGCGCACTGA